A single Aspergillus chevalieri M1 DNA, chromosome 3, nearly complete sequence DNA region contains:
- a CDS encoding acetoacetate--CoA ligase family protein (COG:I;~EggNog:ENOG410PIHX;~InterPro:IPR000873,IPR032387,IPR005914,IPR042099, IPR020845;~PFAM:PF00501,PF16177;~go_function: GO:0030729 - acetoacetate-CoA ligase activity [Evidence IEA];~go_process: GO:0006629 - lipid metabolic process [Evidence IEA]): protein MPSIDGLNNHDGPRELWRHSSPQDTKMYDFMKRTSQKHGVPLDGYHGLWQWSVSEPAKFWEDVWHYTAVKAHKSYETVLESDQQLFPRPAFFSGSKLNYAENLLYPASSPDENAVAVISATELDREYVSWKELRNRVRQCANALKEAGLQSGDRVAGFLGNHANTVVAMLATASIGAFWTGVSPDTGVHAVLERLRQIEPKILFADNASLYNGKLHSAQAKVQQIVSDLPHLERLVVFETVTSHRFNFADLQPQQGKAYRYDEFLSTASNPSAPLEFASLEPDHPVYILYSSGTTGAPKPIVHGALGTLLQHKKEHVLHCDIRPGDRLFYFTTTTWMMWHWLVGALASGATIVTYDGSPFRPFDAEGGNGEMAMLRLIDELQITQFGTSAKYLSILEQASLNPRKHPNRPVTLQTLRAIFSTGSPLAPSTFEYVYSSLHPDIMLGSITGGTDILSLFCGSCPILPVHKGEIQCRCLGMAVHAFDYAGKDISASSEPGDLVCTTPFPAQPVMFWPPGPAGAEKYRKSYFDVFGPSVWHHGDFVRLNPVTWGVTMLGRSDGVLKPAGVRFGSAEIYNVLLKHFAEEIEDSLCIGRRREGIDTDETVVLFVKLASNTDTNPVLPAELAARIQGTIRKELSARHVPAVVAACPEIPVTSNGKKVENAVKQILCGMNIKIGASVANASCLDWYRAWALQNP from the exons ATGCCTTCCATCGACGGACTGAACAATCATGACGGTCCCAGGGAACTATGGCGACATTCGTCCCCACAAGACACCAAGATGTATGACTTCATGAAAAGAACGAGCCAGAAGCACGGTGTCCCTCTTGACGGCTACCATGGCTTGTGGCAGTGGAGCGTCTCGGAGCCTGCTAAATTTTGGGAGGATGTTTGGCATTACACCGCTGTGAAAGCTCATAAGTCATATGAAACG GTTCTGGAATCAGATCAGCAGCTCTTCCCCAGACCAGCTTTCTTTTCCGGTAGCAAGCTCAACTACGCTGAGAATCTTCTCTATCCAGCCAGCTCTCCGGATGAGAATGCGGTAGCTGTGATCTCTGCTACCGAGTTGGATCGCGAATATGTCTCGTGGAAAGAATTGCGGAATCGGGTACGACAGTGTGCCAATGCCCTCAAGGAAGCTGGACTGCAGTCAGGAGACCGCGTGGCCGGTTTTCTCGGGAACCATGCCAACACTGTTGTCGCCATGTTGGCAACGGCCTCTATAGGTGCTTTCTGGACTGGCGTTTCTCCTGATACTGGGGTCCATGCCGTGTTAGAGCGTCTGAGGCAGATAGAGCCAAAGATTCTGTTTGCAGACAACGCATCACTTTACAACGGTAAACTCCACAGTGCTCAAGCCAAGGTCCAACAGATTGTCTCTGACCTGCCGCATTTGGAACGGTTGGTCGTGTTCGAGACAGTCACATCTCATCGATTCAACTTTGCAGATCTGCAGCCTCAGCAGGGAAAGGCTTATAGATACGATGAATTCCTGTCGACGGCCAGCAATCCATCAGCTCCATTGGAATTTGCAAGCTTGGAACCTGACCATCCAGTGTACATCCTGTACTCCTCGGGCACAACCGGAGCCCCGAAGCCGATTGTCCACGGCGCCCTGGGGACACTGTTGCAGCACAAAAAGGAGCACGTTTTGCATTGCGATATCCGTCCCGGTGATAGATTGTTTTATTTTACTACGACTACCTGGATGATGTGGCACTGGCTTGTTGGTGCTTTGGCGAGTGGTGCCACTATTGTCACCTACGACGGTTCTCCTTTCCGGCCATTCGATGCTGAAGGAGGAAACGGAGAGATGGCAATGCTGCGTCTCATCGATGAACTGCAAATTACACAGTTTGGGACTTCTGCAAAGTATCTTTCTATTCTGGAGCAGGCATCTCTGAACCCTAGGAAGCACCCTAATCGACCAGTGACTCTACAGACTCTAAGGGCAATCTTCAGTACCGGTTCACCCCTCGCCCCTTCGACATTCGAATACGTATACTCATCCCTTCATCCGGACATCATGCTGGGCTCTATTACCGGCGGTACTGATATCTTGTCACTGTTCTGTGGCAGCTGTCCCATTTTGCCTGTTCACAAAGGCGAAATCCAATGCCGCTGTCTGGGCATGGCTGTTCACGCTTTTGATTATGCTGGAAAGGATATCAGCGCATCCTCAGAGCCAGGAGACCTCGTCTGTACAACACCATTCCCAGCACAGCCCGTCATGTTCTGGCCACCTGGCCCGGCGGGAGCGGAGAAATACCGAAAGAGTTATTTTGACGTCTTCGGTCCGTCGGTCTGGCACCATGGAGATTTTGTACGACTCAATCCCGTTACGTGGGGCGTAACGATGTTGGGCCGTAGCGACGGAGTCCTGAAACCCGCTGGCGTCCGGTTCGGCAGCGCGGAGATCTACAACGTCCTCCTCAAGCACTTCGCAGAGGAAATCGAAGACTCGCTATGTATCGGCCGCCGGCGAGAAGGAATTGACACAGACGAAACTGTCGTCCTGTTCGTGAAGCTGGCCTCGAACACTGATACCAATCCAGTCTTACCTGCGGAGCTTGCGGCGCGCATCCAGGGTACAATCCGCAAGGAACTGAGCGCGCGCCATGTTCCTGCTGTCGTGGCTGCTTGTCCGGAGATCCCTGTAACGTCGAATGGCAAGAAAGTTGAGAATGCAGTGAAGCAAATCTTGTGTGGAATGAATATTAAGATAGGAGCAAGCGTCGCCAATGCTTCTTGTCTTGATTGGTATCGCGCATGGGCTTTGCAGAATCCTTAA